One genomic region from Leptolyngbyaceae cyanobacterium JSC-12 encodes:
- a CDS encoding hypothetical protein (IMG reference gene:2510097200), producing the protein MENSQQLPDEFLELCRSVTAKRPKAVIDHILQHGFITTEELKETYGYNHPPRAARDVRENGIPLETFRVTGSDGRRIAAYRFGDISKARFNRLSGRTGLSKQIKEALISRYGCKCFIYLEEVDERELQIDHRVPFEVDGEPDLAPENFMLLCGSANRAKSWSCEHCENWNSIKDKSICLSCYWAYPESYEHIAMRQVRRIDLLWEGDDIEIYERLKQRAVSVEKELPEFVKEIIEREIERSGDG; encoded by the coding sequence ATGGAGAATTCGCAGCAGCTACCCGATGAATTCTTGGAACTTTGTCGCTCTGTAACAGCAAAGAGACCAAAGGCGGTCATCGATCACATCTTGCAACACGGATTTATTACAACTGAAGAGTTGAAAGAAACCTACGGTTATAACCATCCTCCAAGAGCAGCTAGAGATGTCAGAGAAAATGGTATCCCGTTAGAGACTTTTCGTGTTACTGGAAGTGATGGCAGAAGGATAGCTGCATATCGGTTTGGAGATATTAGCAAGGCAAGATTTAATCGTCTTTCTGGAAGAACAGGTTTATCCAAGCAGATTAAAGAGGCGCTGATTAGCAGATACGGATGTAAGTGTTTTATTTATCTTGAAGAGGTAGATGAACGCGAGTTGCAAATTGATCATCGTGTTCCTTTTGAAGTTGATGGTGAGCCAGATTTAGCCCCAGAAAACTTCATGTTGCTTTGTGGCTCTGCTAACCGAGCTAAATCATGGTCATGCGAACATTGCGAAAACTGGAACAGCATTAAGGATAAGTCTATTTGTCTATCCTGCTACTGGGCGTACCCAGAAAGCTATGAGCATATTGCAATGCGACAGGTCAGGAGAATAGATCTGCTTTGGGAAGGAGATGACATTGAGATTTATGAAAGGCTCAAGCAGAGGGCTGTCAGCGTAGAAAAGGAACTGCCTGAGTTTGTCAAAGAGATTATTGAGCGCGAGATCGAACGTAGTGGCGACGGCTAA
- a CDS encoding DNA adenine methylase Dam (IMG reference gene:2510097201~PFAM: D12 class N6 adenine-specific DNA methyltransferase~TIGRFAM: DNA adenine methylase (dam)), whose translation MANLPHFIQYQGSKRNLAKHILQFFPKNIKRLVEPFAGTAAISVATSASQLTHSFWLNDLNKPLIELLELSIERPDEIANSYLQLWNEQHTNSVAHYFEVRSKFNETNDPNLFLYLLARCVKGSVRYNSEGLFNQSPDKRRKGTRPETMRKNIAGVSSLLKGKCKFTSLDYREVLEQAQEGDFIYMDPPYQGVCGNRDSRYLSGINFDDFVLALERLNRKGSVFAISYDGKLGDKAFGKALPKSLNLERIEIEVGRSSQSTLLGKEETTIESLYLSPSLSKSLMNTKICDFSYIGKKPKQLTLLEKHGEFAAATR comes from the coding sequence ATGGCGAATTTACCCCACTTCATCCAATATCAAGGCAGTAAAAGGAATCTGGCAAAGCACATCCTCCAGTTTTTTCCGAAAAATATTAAAAGGCTTGTAGAGCCTTTTGCTGGAACTGCTGCGATTAGTGTTGCTACGTCTGCGAGTCAGCTTACCCACAGTTTTTGGTTGAATGATTTGAACAAGCCGCTAATCGAGCTACTAGAACTGTCTATAGAGAGACCAGACGAAATAGCAAATTCTTACTTACAGCTATGGAATGAGCAACATACTAATTCTGTAGCCCATTATTTTGAGGTCAGGTCAAAATTTAATGAGACTAATGATCCAAATTTGTTCCTTTATCTACTTGCAAGATGCGTTAAAGGTTCGGTTCGGTACAATTCTGAAGGATTGTTCAACCAGAGTCCGGACAAAAGACGCAAAGGAACACGACCCGAGACAATGAGAAAAAACATAGCAGGTGTATCTAGTCTGCTCAAAGGCAAATGCAAGTTTACAAGTTTGGATTATCGAGAAGTATTAGAGCAAGCCCAGGAAGGTGATTTTATTTATATGGATCCTCCGTATCAAGGTGTATGCGGAAATAGAGATTCAAGATATCTTTCTGGGATAAATTTTGACGATTTTGTGTTAGCCCTTGAACGGTTAAACCGAAAGGGATCTGTGTTTGCTATCAGTTATGACGGTAAATTGGGCGATAAGGCTTTTGGCAAGGCTCTTCCTAAAAGCTTAAATCTTGAAAGAATCGAAATCGAAGTTGGCAGATCTTCACAGTCTACATTGCTAGGTAAGGAAGAAACTACAATTGAGTCGTTGTACTTGTCGCCAAGTTTATCCAAAAGCTTAATGAATACTAAAATCTGTGATTTTAGCTATATTGGCAAGAAACCAAAGCAGCTAACCCTCTTGGAAAAGCATGGAGAATTCGCAGCAGCTACCCGATGA
- a CDS encoding hypothetical protein (IMG reference gene:2510097202) translates to MLCLNIIRRGLCCTNTLEALCSRTFAIGRLIENVLGSKGFSRFMQQSLRRVLPYISVAFTFNLVACGNDRTVQPPYHPPNYPQSQPQTSTNYSQRERELADNIASHRRLCTEYTEKVQSSFQDGQNPGAHLVGMRDFHCLATSAYESELMQLQLQRQAGQ, encoded by the coding sequence ATGTTATGCCTCAATATTATTCGACGGGGGCTTTGTTGCACAAATACCTTGGAAGCCTTATGCAGCAGGACTTTCGCAATTGGAAGACTTATTGAGAACGTCCTGGGTAGCAAGGGTTTCAGCCGATTCATGCAACAAAGCCTTCGGCGGGTATTACCATATATTTCTGTTGCATTCACATTTAACTTGGTAGCCTGTGGAAACGATAGGACTGTTCAACCACCGTATCACCCCCCAAATTACCCGCAATCCCAGCCCCAAACAAGCACGAATTACTCTCAACGGGAGAGAGAATTAGCTGACAACATAGCCTCCCATCGACGACTCTGTACTGAGTACACAGAAAAAGTGCAGAGTAGTTTTCAGGATGGACAAAATCCCGGTGCACATTTAGTAGGTATGCGAGATTTTCACTGTCTAGCTACTTCTGCATACGAATCAGAATTAATGCAACTACAACTACAAAGACAAGCTGGACAGTAA
- a CDS encoding hypothetical protein (IMG reference gene:2510097203) → MSPLKRIVCLANSWKLEERCIAGIDLDTGKWIRPVCDSLYPEDGRIPKPVRIVEGREPELLDILGIPLADTGNDFGFECENLSVLNGQWQYLGKAQPTDLLRYCSGFTYILHNSWKYVNPSYLQNLPFQQRRTLQLVQVVSFSVEQRTSSKGNSEWRGTIQAADGQRLAGAKITDPMFVKKLETGHQPKGTCLVTVSLSIPWAPPNWDGEDPCWKLIAGVIEI, encoded by the coding sequence ATGTCACCTTTGAAGAGGATAGTTTGTCTCGCTAACTCTTGGAAGCTAGAAGAACGTTGTATTGCTGGAATTGACCTGGACACTGGCAAATGGATTCGTCCCGTTTGTGACAGTTTATACCCTGAAGATGGTCGAATTCCAAAACCTGTGCGGATTGTCGAAGGTAGAGAACCAGAGTTACTGGATATCTTGGGAATTCCTCTTGCCGATACAGGGAATGATTTCGGCTTTGAATGTGAAAATCTTTCAGTCTTGAATGGTCAATGGCAGTATTTAGGTAAAGCACAGCCAACTGATTTGCTAAGGTACTGTAGTGGTTTTACGTATATACTTCACAATTCATGGAAGTACGTCAATCCCTCCTATCTGCAAAATCTTCCATTTCAACAACGTCGTACACTTCAACTTGTCCAAGTTGTAAGCTTTTCTGTGGAGCAAAGAACAAGTTCTAAAGGAAATAGTGAATGGCGAGGTACTATTCAAGCTGCTGACGGTCAGCGTTTAGCAGGCGCAAAAATCACCGATCCAATGTTCGTTAAAAAGCTAGAGACAGGACATCAGCCCAAAGGCACCTGCTTAGTAACTGTAAGTCTGAGTATACCTTGGGCACCCCCTAATTGGGATGGTGAAGATCCATGTTGGAAGTTAATAGCAGGTGTTATTGAAATTTAG
- a CDS encoding hypothetical protein (IMG reference gene:2510097204~PFAM: Protein of unknown function, DUF488): protein MFTIGFTQKSAQKFFETLKRAGVKRVIDTRLNNVSQLAGFAKRSDLEYFLKAIDDIDYIHILDLAPTKDILDEYKKQKGDWSVYEQKFLKLMADRQIEKKVSPDLADGACLLCSEAKPHHCHRRLVAEYLNDRWGNVNICHL from the coding sequence TTGTTCACAATAGGTTTCACTCAAAAGAGCGCACAAAAGTTCTTTGAAACCCTTAAAAGAGCAGGTGTTAAGAGAGTTATCGATACTCGCCTAAATAATGTATCTCAATTGGCAGGATTTGCAAAAAGATCAGACTTAGAGTATTTCCTGAAAGCGATTGATGATATTGACTATATTCACATTTTAGATCTAGCTCCAACCAAGGATATTCTCGATGAGTATAAAAAGCAAAAGGGAGATTGGTCGGTATACGAGCAAAAGTTCTTAAAGTTAATGGCTGATCGTCAAATCGAAAAGAAAGTTTCCCCGGATCTAGCCGATGGTGCCTGCTTGCTTTGCAGTGAAGCAAAACCTCATCACTGTCATCGTCGTCTAGTTGCTGAATATCTGAACGATAGATGGGGAAATGTTAACATATGTCACCTTTGA
- a CDS encoding hypothetical protein (IMG reference gene:2510097205~PFAM: Protein of unknown function, DUF488) — MELFSIGHSNHEIDAFISLLRRHGVTAVADVRSHPYSRFLPHFNRASLQEFLAKEGIQYVFLGQELGARPNNQDCYIDGKAVYERIAATDAFHEGIKQIQNGLKKHKISLMCAEKDPLICHRAILVCQHLRHLDIPINHILKNGDLESHEHLEERMLLKHGFKEFSETQEAQLSLFSQNGLPTREECLRKAYKLQSDEIAYVEKGNDENEESGQFVHNRFHSKERTKVL; from the coding sequence ATGGAGTTGTTCAGTATCGGTCACTCTAATCATGAGATAGATGCTTTCATCTCCCTGCTGCGGAGGCATGGAGTAACTGCTGTGGCTGATGTACGTTCACATCCCTACAGCCGATTTTTGCCACACTTCAACAGAGCATCCCTTCAAGAGTTTCTTGCTAAAGAAGGAATTCAATATGTTTTTCTGGGACAGGAATTGGGTGCAAGGCCTAATAACCAAGATTGCTATATTGATGGTAAAGCAGTATATGAACGAATTGCTGCTACAGATGCCTTTCATGAAGGAATTAAGCAAATTCAAAATGGTTTGAAGAAACATAAGATTTCACTAATGTGTGCCGAAAAAGATCCATTAATCTGTCACAGAGCAATCTTAGTCTGTCAGCACTTACGTCATCTCGACATACCCATAAATCACATTTTGAAAAATGGCGATTTAGAGTCTCATGAGCATTTAGAAGAGAGAATGCTTCTCAAGCATGGCTTTAAAGAGTTTTCCGAGACACAAGAAGCTCAACTTTCCCTGTTTTCACAAAATGGTTTGCCGACGCGAGAAGAATGCTTGAGGAAAGCTTACAAACTTCAGAGCGATGAAATTGCTTATGTAGAAAAAGGAAATGATGAGAATGAAGAGTCAGGTCAATTTGTTCACAATAGGTTTCACTCAAAAGAGCGCACAAAAGTTCTTTGA
- a CDS encoding Ca2+/Na+ antiporter (IMG reference gene:2510097206~PFAM: Sodium/calcium exchanger protein), producing MILVWGLLIVVGVVFIVWGAETFAEHLGAAAVRLQVSSFALALLLAGAEPEELATAVAASLRDAPAIAFGDVVGANIAICLVALGVGAWIAPLPFSKRVMRYALFGLPIGVIATGFVWDGEISRLEGLFLIGLYVLYVAVIWWIERKPPALGETGELEEASEELATEQAKGIQRRVGKELLLVFAGFASMIVGSILLVEAVRQISQVEATQTKLALTLVGFATAFELVILAWSTARRGATEAAVAGVVGSFAYNVTMTLGAAAIARPLKIVDASLLHFPLIAMLGSLALVIVLASFKGFLNKTAGVILLAAYPLFLITLLIA from the coding sequence ATGATTTTAGTTTGGGGGCTGCTGATCGTTGTCGGTGTAGTCTTTATCGTTTGGGGAGCCGAAACCTTTGCTGAACATCTTGGTGCTGCCGCTGTCCGATTACAGGTTAGTTCATTTGCTTTAGCATTACTCCTAGCTGGAGCAGAACCCGAAGAACTGGCTACGGCAGTTGCTGCATCGCTAAGAGATGCTCCGGCGATCGCCTTTGGAGATGTGGTAGGCGCGAATATTGCGATTTGTCTAGTGGCATTGGGGGTAGGTGCATGGATTGCTCCTTTGCCCTTTAGTAAACGAGTCATGCGCTATGCCTTATTTGGCTTACCGATAGGCGTGATAGCGACTGGATTTGTTTGGGATGGAGAAATTAGTCGCCTTGAAGGACTGTTCTTGATTGGGTTGTATGTTCTCTATGTCGCCGTAATCTGGTGGATTGAGCGTAAACCGCCCGCTTTAGGCGAAACTGGGGAGTTGGAAGAAGCATCGGAGGAACTTGCTACCGAGCAAGCGAAAGGCATTCAACGCCGAGTTGGGAAAGAGCTACTCCTGGTTTTTGCTGGATTTGCTTCCATGATTGTAGGATCAATCCTACTGGTGGAAGCTGTGCGTCAAATCAGCCAAGTTGAAGCAACTCAAACCAAATTGGCACTCACGCTCGTTGGTTTTGCCACCGCTTTTGAACTGGTTATTCTGGCTTGGTCAACCGCGCGGCGAGGTGCGACTGAGGCGGCAGTTGCAGGCGTTGTGGGATCGTTTGCTTACAATGTGACGATGACGTTAGGGGCTGCTGCGATTGCCCGTCCTTTAAAGATTGTGGATGCTAGTCTGTTACATTTCCCACTCATTGCCATGTTGGGATCGCTAGCATTGGTCATTGTATTGGCATCATTCAAGGGCTTCCTTAACAAGACCGCAGGAGTTATTTTGCTGGCTGCCTACCCGCTTTTTCTTATCACCTTATTGATTGCATAG
- a CDS encoding putative small protein (IMG reference gene:2510097207~PFAM: Uncharacterised protein family (UPF0175)) — MSLVISDDLVRASGFSENELFLEIVLMLFRQDKISLGKASELMGMHRMQFQKLLADRGICVHYDVAEFQEDLKTLQETD; from the coding sequence ATGAGTTTGGTGATTTCAGACGACCTAGTAAGAGCTAGTGGCTTTTCAGAGAACGAGCTATTTTTGGAAATTGTGCTTATGCTGTTTCGCCAAGACAAAATTAGTTTGGGAAAAGCTAGTGAATTGATGGGGATGCATCGGATGCAGTTTCAAAAACTGCTGGCTGATCGAGGCATTTGCGTTCACTATGATGTTGCTGAGTTTCAGGAAGATCTTAAGACTCTACAGGAAACGGACTAG